From a single Capsicum annuum cultivar UCD-10X-F1 chromosome 12, UCD10Xv1.1, whole genome shotgun sequence genomic region:
- the LOC124889660 gene encoding uncharacterized protein ZMO1243-like, with protein sequence MLNLLELKKFNRTIMRNIDQNGTMFCLDQLKRKHMMQVYIFLVKTFGEDNYGGGKGLGLGLGAAFGKDSRGWVKGAFGEDDCGVGGGGGGGQGGALGGDGGKGRGAGVFAEGRGYKEEDDWRLRGGSIWRRRLAGSLGEGLALIGRPSPTPTPAIGKVGTTTYSRPADSRLAAIARKNSGKLRRRTGSCLSATLFWQPDSTPKLSKPAARRSISVTSKL encoded by the exons ATGTTAAATTTGCTGGAATTGAAGAAGTTTAACAGGACAATTATGAGAAACATAGATCAAAATGGTACAATGTTCTGTCTCGATCAGCTAAAGAGAAAACATATGATGCAAGTGTATATTTTTTTGGTGAAGACGTTTGGAGAAGATAATTATGGTGGTGGGaaggggttggggttggggttaGGGGCGGCATTTGGAAAAGATTCGAGGGGTTGGGTGAAGGGGGCGTTTGGAGAAGATGATTGtggtgtggggggggggggggggggggggcagggGGGGGCGTTGGGAGGAGATGGGGGGAAGGGGAGGGGGGCTGGGGTGTTTGCAGAAGGGCGTGGGTATAAGGAAGAAGATGATTGGAGGTTGAGAGGGGGAAGTATTTGGAGAAGAAGACTGGCAGGGAGTTTGGGGGAgggg CTCGCGTTGATTGGCCGACCGTCTCCGACGCCGACGCCGGCAATAGGTAAG GTTGGGACGACGACGTATAGCAGGCCAGCGGATTCTAGACTTGCGGCAATAGCCAGAAAAAACTCTGGCAAACTCCGGCGACGCACTGGCAGCTGCTTGTCAGCGACTCTATTCTGGCAACCAGATTCGACTCCAAAATTGTCGAAACCAGCAGCACGTAGGAGTATCTCAGTGACAtctaaactttga